One genomic window of Magnolia sinica isolate HGM2019 chromosome 3, MsV1, whole genome shotgun sequence includes the following:
- the LOC131238876 gene encoding protein FAR1-RELATED SEQUENCE 5-like, translated as MNADGEDPIKATDSCEGTVSRSEWIPEVEESKKPIVGKTIFSSLEEAYEFYNNYARCAGFSVRKCSCKYASESKMDDSSSEMEDELNLKKNRLIVWKRFVSAREGNTNQKAQKKKGQLKRRRGETRDNCPAVMIVAFQKSISKYIVKKFIEVHSHDLATPRKKHLLNSHRMVTKTQRSLQDDFQASNIKTTQTMAVLSAQLGGYENIGCTEKDLTNYERDKRQKSKGRDAQMLYEHFEEMKELHLTFEYEVKVDEENSLLHCFWADHIARQSYKYFGDVIVFDTTYNTNQYGLIFAPFTGVNHHGQSITLGCGFIHDETTESFIWLFESWRKAMQGKSPKAIITDQDPAMTKAISIVFPNTFHRYCIWHIMQKVPKKLGAIVHRDEFIRPFNDCVWNSQTSEDFEDSWEKLMTENGLEDNVWLNSIYAIRHKWIPAFVWHVFFAGMSSSQRSESMNAFFRSYISKRNSFIDFIVRFDRALARQRHNELAADHETISSKPKLKTPCEMEKVMGETYTRRIFYKFQNELFEGLDYVAEGERENDDIYVYNVFKVASLEENDCDRVVRYEVSKKHADCSCLKFQFEGIPCRHILCVLRHVRIPILPEYYILKRWTRYARVGSIHDNDEVSIKPDCDDSISLRHSDLSQICRLLVDEGSSSKQGYLLAKERLYDILRDVRSIESEPCTEIIRKPARKPTRKQKMKINDPKPAKTKGTGKRMISEREKGFKKKKDQRRCNGCGKRGKKHDKRNCLALCDTRTSVIEHGAQGFDREVS; from the exons ATGAATGCCGATGGAGAGGATCCCATTAAGGCAACTGACTCATGTGAAGGAACTGTTTCTAGAAGTGAATGGATTCCTGAAGTAGAAGAATCTAAAAAACCAATTGTAGGGAAAACTATATTCTCTTCATTGGAAGAGGCCTATGAATTTTACAATAACTATGCAAGATGTGCTGGTTTTAGTGTTAGGAAATGCTCTTGCAAGTATGCTAGCGAAAGTAAGATGGATGATAGCAGTAGTGAAATGGAAGATGAATTAAACTTGAAGAAAAATAGATTGATAGTTTGGAAAAGATTTGTAAGTGCGAGAGAGGGAAATACAAATCAGAAGGCACAAAAGAAAAAAGGCCAACTAAAAAGGAGAAGGGGTGAAACAAGAGATAACTGTCCTGCCGTTATGATTGTGGcgtttcaaaaatccatttctaaATACATAGTTAAAAAATTCATTGAGGTGCATAGTCATGACCTGGCCACACCTCGTAAGAAGCATCTATTGAACTCCCATCGTATGGTGACGAAAACGCAAAGAAGCTTACAAGACgacttccaagcatccaacattaAGACGACACAAACAATGGCCGTTCTTTCAGCACAGTTGGGTGGGTACGAAAATATAGGTTGCACTGAAAAAGACTTGACAAATTATGAAAGGGATAAGAGACAGAAATCCAAGGGTCGTGATGCTCAGATGTTGTACGAACATTTTGAAGAAATGAAAGAGTTGCATCTAACATTTGAATATGAAGTGAAAGTTGACGAAGAAAATAGCTTATTACATTGTTTTTGGGCCGATCATATTGCACGTCAGTCGTACAAATATTTTGGTGATGTTATAGTCTTTGACACTACTTATAATACCAACCAGTATGGTTTGATATTTGCTCCATTTACGGGAGTAAATCATCATGGGCAGTCTATTACTCTTGGATGTGGTTTCATACACGATGAAACCACTGAATCTTTTATTTGGTTGTTTGAGTCGTGGCGTAAAGCGATGCAAGGAAAGTCACCTAAAGCCATAATAACAGATCAAGATCCAGCAATGACGAAGGCCATTTCTATTGTATTTCCAAATACATTCCATCGGTATTGTATTTGGCATATAATGCAGAAGGTACCTAAGAAATTAGGAGCCATCGTACATAGGGATGAATTTATTCGACCATTCAATGATTGTGTATGGAATTCGCAAACGTCTGAAGATTTCGAAGATTCATGGGAAAAATTGATGACAGAGAATGGTTTGGAAGATAATGTATGGTTGAACTCTATATATGCAATCCGCCATAAATGGATACCCGCATTTGTATGGCATGTATTTTTCGCGGGTATGTCAAGTAGCCAGCGCAGTGAAAGTATGAATGCATTCTTTCGTAGTTATATCTCGAAACGTAATTCATTTATAGATTTCATTGTTCGGTTTGATAGGGCACTTGCTCGCCAAAGGCATAACGAGCTTGCTGCAGATCATGAAACGATAAGTAGTAAGCCAAAGTTAAAAACGCCATGTGAAATGGAAAAAGTAATGGGCGAGACATACACGAGGAGGATATTTTATAAATTTCAGAATGAATTATTTGAAGGATTGGATTATGTTGCAGAAGGTGAAAGGGAAAATGATGATATTTATGTCTATAACGTATTCAAAGTTGCAAGCTTGGAAGAAAACGATTGCGACCGAGTGGTTAGATATGAAGTGAGTAAAAAACATGCTGATTGTAGTTGTCTCAAATTTCAGTTCGAAGGTATACCGTGTAGACATATATTATGCGTACTTCGACATGTTCGTATACCTATATTGCCAGAGTATTACATTTTGAAGAGATGGACACGGTATGCAAGAGTAGGTTCTATTCACGACAACGACGAGGTATCAATCAAGCCAGATTGTGATGATTCCATCTCACTACGTCATAGTGATTTATCTCAGATTTGCCGATTACTTGTCGATGAAGGGTCTTCCTCAAAACAAGGGTATCTCTTGGCTAAGGAAAGGTTGTATGACATTTTAAGGGATGTTCGAAGTATAGAGTCGGAACCATGTACTGAAATTATAAGAAAACCAGCAAGGAAGCCAACTAGAAAGCAGAAAATGAAAATCAATGATCCAAAACCTGCCAAAACGAAAGGAACCGGAAAGAGAATGATATCCGAGAGGGAAAAgggttttaaaaagaaaaaggatcaaAGAAGATGCAATGGTTGTGGTAAGCGTGGAAAGAAGCATGACAAAAGAAATTGTCTAGCATTATGTGATACACGTACTTCTGTTATAGAGCATGGAGCACAAG GTTTCGATCGAGAAGTTTCTTAG